A window of the Arachis duranensis cultivar V14167 chromosome 5, aradu.V14167.gnm2.J7QH, whole genome shotgun sequence genome harbors these coding sequences:
- the LOC107487058 gene encoding uncharacterized protein LOC107487058: MDKDLSSTVTTTVMHSSSSSSSSSYMMMSSPSCCFPIQNEFQYSRIHHFSNTCSCCCCCSSSSTLKRRRGWRWRSILRRLMRESKTSLMCRSNKPVSFQYDPVSYSHNFDEGSFHLHRHQEPSQLVFQDHSGAVFHRLDSHCKI; encoded by the exons ATGGACAAAGATCTCAGCAGCACAGTAACAACAACAGTGAtgcactcttcttcttcttcttcttcttcttcatacaTGATGATGTCTTCTCCTTCTTGCTGCTTCCCAATCCAGAACGAGTTCCAGTACTCAAGAATCCACCATTTCAGTAACACttgtagttgttgttgttgctgcagcagcagcagcactTTGAAGAGGAGGAGAGGATGGAGATGGAGAAGCATCCTCAGAAGGCTCATGAGGGAGAGCAAGACCTCCTTGATGTGTAGATCCAATAAACCTGTTTCGTTTCAGTATGATCCTGTTAGTTACTCTCACAACTTTGATGAAGGTAGTTTCCATCTTCACCGCCACCAGGAACCTTCACAACTAGTGTTTCAAGATCATAg TGGTGCTGTTTTTCATAGGTTGGATTCTCATTGCAAAATATGA
- the LOC107487228 gene encoding serine hydroxymethyltransferase, mitochondrial, translated as MAMAMALLRRLSSSMDKPLRPLFSAGTTVYYKSSLPDEAVYDKEKSRVSWPKQLNASLEEVDPEIADIIELEKARQWKGLELIPSENFTSVSVMEAVGSIMTNKYSEGYPGARYYGGNEYIDMAETLCQKRALEAFRLDPAKWGVNVQPLSGSPANFHVYTALLKPHERIMALDLPHGGHLSHGYQTDTKKISAVSIFFETMPYRLNESTGYIDYDQLEATATLFRPKLIVAGASAYARLYDYARIRKVCDKHKAVMLADMAHISGLVAAGVIPSPFDYADIVTTTTHKSLRGPRGAMIFFRKGVKEINKQGKEVLYDYEDKINQAVFPGLQGGPHNHTITGLAVALKQATTPEYKAYQEQVLSNCSKFAQALSVRGYELVSGGTENHLVLVNLKNKGIDGSRVEKVLEAVHIAANKNTVPGDVSAMVPGGIRMGTPALTSRGFVEEDFVKVAEFFDAAVNLAVKIKAESKGTKLKDFLATIQSSTYFQTEIAKLRHDVEEYAKQFPTIGFDKATMKYKN; from the exons ATGGCAATGGCAATGGCGCTTCTTCGCAGGCTTTCTTCTTCCATGGACAAGCCTTTACGTCCTCTCTTCAGTGCAGGCACCACTGTTTACTACAAG TCCTCTTTACCTGATGAAGCTGTTTACGACAAAGAAAAATCCCGAGTTTCG TGGCCAAAGCAATTGAATGCTTCACTTGAGGAAGTTGATCCTGAGATTGCTGATATAATTGAGCTAGAGAAAGCTAGACAATGGAAG GGGCTGGAACTCATACCCTCAGAAAATTTCACCTCTGTCTCTGTGATGGAAGCTGTAGGGTCTATCATGACAAACAAATACAGTGAGGGATATCCTGGTGCCAGATACTATGGTGGAAATGA GTATATTGACATGGCTGAAACACTATGCCAGAAGCGTGCCTTGGAAGCGTTCCGGTTGGATCCGGCAAAATGGGGAG TAAATGTGCAACCTCTGTCTGGTTCACCTGCAAATTTTCATGTGTATACCGCATTGCTGAAACCTCATGAGCGAATCATGGCGCTTGACCTTCCTCATGGAGGGCATCTTTCTCATGGATACCAG ACTGATACCAAAAAGATTTCTGCAGTCTCTATATTTTTTGAGACAATGCCATACAGACTGAATGAAAGCACAGGATATATCGATTATGACCAG TTGGAGGCAACGGCTACACTTTTCAGGCCAAAACTAATAGTTGCTGGAGCAAGTGCTTATGCACGTCTGTATGATTATGCACGCATCCGCAAG GTGTGTGATAAACACAAGGCTGTGATGCTGGCAGATATGGCACACATCAGTGGATTGGTTGCAGCTGGTGTTATCCCATCCCCTTTTGATTATGCAGATATAGTGACCACCACAACTCACAAGTCGCTTCGTGGCCCACGTGGAGCTATGATCTTCTTCAGGAAGGGGGTGAAGGAAATTAACAAACAAGGAAAGGAG GTGTTGTATGATTATGAGGACAAAATCAACCAAGCAGTGTTCCCTGGACTGCAAGGTGGCCCCCACAACCACACTATTACTGGTTTAGCTGTTGCACTGAAGCAG GCTACAACACCAGAGTACAAAGCATATCAAGAACAGGTTCTCAGTAATTGCTCAAAATTTGCACAG gCTCTGAGTGTGAGGGGCTATGAGCTTGTTTCTGGTGGAACTGAGAATCATCTAGTTTTGGTGAATCTGAAGAACAAG GGTATTGATGGCTCCAGAGTTGAGAAGGTGTTGGAAGCAGTGCACATTGCAGCCAACAAAAACACAGTTCCTGGAGATGTGTCTGCCATGGTTCCAGGTGGCATCAGGATGG GAACTCCTGCTCTCACTTCTAGGGGATTTGTTGAGGAGGATTTTGTTAAGGTAGCAGAATTTTTCGATGCAGCAGTGAATTTGGCTGTGAAGATAAAGGCAGAGAGCAAAG gAACAAAGCTGAAGGATTTCTTAGCCACAATTCAGTCGTCTACTTACTTCCAAACAGAGATTGCGAAGCTCCGTCACGACGTGGAGGAATACGCGAAACAATTCCCAACCATTGGTTTCGATAAAGCAACCATGAAGTACAAGaactga